A part of Rhodoligotrophos appendicifer genomic DNA contains:
- the rpsR gene encoding 30S ribosomal protein S18 has product MPQSQARRPFFRRRKTCPFSGTNAPVIDYKDTRLLQRFVSERGKIVPSRITAVSAKKQRELSKAIKRSRFLGLLPYVIK; this is encoded by the coding sequence ATGCCACAATCCCAAGCGCGCCGGCCTTTCTTCCGTCGCCGCAAGACCTGCCCGTTTTCCGGCACCAATGCACCGGTGATCGACTATAAGGACACGCGCCTCTTACAGCGCTTCGTGTCCGAGCGCGGCAAGATCGTGCCGAGCCGCATCACCGCCGTTTCCGCGAAGAAGCAGCGCGAGCTCTCGAAGGCGATCAAGCGATCACGCTTTCTCGGATTGCTCCCTTACGTCATCAAGTAA
- the radA gene encoding DNA repair protein RadA, whose product MAKPSSTFVCQACGAVTPRWVGRCDNCGGWNTIVEEGTAAPLGSGVRPRARGRSIELVGLKGTTPTPPRLLSGIAELDRVTGGGLVPGSAVLIGGDPGIGKSTLILQALARHALKGERVVYVSGEEAVAQVRLRAERLGLSDAPVLLAAETNLNDILATLSEGPPPAIVAIDSVQTIWSPEIESAPGSVSQLRAGAEALVRFAKTKGTTILMIGHVTKDGQIAGPRLIEHMVDAVLYFEGDRGHRFRILRAVKNRFGPTDEIGVFEMADSGLAEVENPSGLFLGDRDTATPGAAVFAGIEGTRPLLVEVQTLVSPSTLGTARRAVVGWDGSRLAMTLAVLDTHCGVSLGGYDVYLNVAGGLRVREPAADIAVAAALVSSFTGCPLPPECVLFGEISLSGSLRSVAQGEARLKEAAKLGFKTAVVPPGAISEVKKNSSMSIHTPKSLIELVRWVQSFERNKLVRATVAATS is encoded by the coding sequence TTGGCCAAGCCAAGTTCCACATTCGTCTGTCAAGCCTGCGGAGCGGTCACGCCACGCTGGGTGGGGCGATGTGACAATTGTGGTGGCTGGAATACCATTGTTGAGGAGGGCACAGCAGCACCTCTCGGCAGCGGTGTCCGGCCGCGCGCCAGAGGGCGCAGCATCGAACTTGTCGGGCTGAAGGGCACCACCCCTACCCCACCCCGCCTCCTCTCCGGCATCGCTGAATTGGACAGAGTGACCGGAGGCGGGTTGGTCCCAGGTTCAGCGGTTTTGATCGGAGGCGATCCAGGCATCGGAAAATCCACCCTCATCTTGCAGGCGCTCGCGCGTCACGCATTGAAGGGTGAACGGGTTGTGTATGTCTCGGGAGAGGAGGCTGTGGCCCAGGTCCGGTTGCGAGCGGAGCGGCTTGGACTCAGTGATGCTCCCGTTCTCCTCGCGGCTGAAACCAACTTAAACGACATCCTTGCGACCCTGAGCGAGGGACCGCCGCCAGCAATCGTCGCCATTGATTCCGTCCAGACAATCTGGTCCCCGGAAATCGAGTCCGCCCCCGGCAGCGTGTCCCAGCTGCGCGCCGGAGCTGAAGCTTTAGTGCGTTTTGCCAAAACCAAAGGGACGACAATCCTGATGATCGGCCATGTAACAAAAGATGGCCAGATCGCCGGACCCAGGCTTATCGAGCACATGGTGGATGCGGTTCTGTATTTTGAGGGCGACAGAGGCCACCGATTTCGCATTCTGCGGGCCGTCAAAAATCGGTTCGGTCCCACGGACGAAATCGGTGTCTTCGAAATGGCCGATAGCGGTCTCGCGGAGGTCGAGAATCCCTCGGGGCTGTTCCTGGGCGATCGGGATACCGCCACACCGGGTGCCGCGGTTTTCGCCGGGATCGAGGGCACCAGGCCGCTTTTGGTCGAGGTTCAGACGCTGGTCTCTCCCTCGACGCTTGGGACGGCGCGCCGGGCCGTGGTCGGATGGGACGGCAGCAGGCTTGCCATGACCCTGGCCGTGCTGGATACACATTGCGGCGTCAGCTTGGGTGGGTACGATGTCTATCTCAATGTGGCAGGCGGCCTGCGTGTTCGTGAACCTGCCGCTGACATTGCAGTGGCCGCCGCATTGGTTTCATCGTTCACAGGCTGCCCTCTTCCACCCGAATGTGTTTTGTTTGGTGAGATTTCCCTCTCCGGATCGCTCCGCTCCGTGGCACAAGGAGAAGCGCGATTGAAGGAAGCAGCGAAACTCGGCTTTAAAACTGCCGTCGTTCCTCCTGGAGCCATCAGTGAGGTTAAGAAGAACAGTTCCATGTCGATCCATACTCCGAAGAGTCTCATCGAACTCGTCCGTTGGGTCCAGTCCTTCGAACGGAATAAACTGGTCAGAGCCACTGTGGCCGCGACCTCATGA
- a CDS encoding ABC transporter ATP-binding protein, producing the protein MTSIPHIALSGVRKSFGRKTVLDGVDLSVYRGKSLVVIGGSGSGKSVTLKCILGLIRPDEGSIHVNGKEIIGNSGADREEMLRKFGMLFQGAALFDSLTVWENVAFGLIQGKQVQRAKAREIAFEKLAQVGLGAEVGELSPAELSGGMQKRVGLARAIAADPEVIFFDEPTTGLDPIMADVINDLIRDCVKRLGATAISITHDMASARKIADDIAMIYKGRIIWHGIAADIDRSGNPYVEQFIHGRAEGPIKMDVLRP; encoded by the coding sequence ATGACCTCAATTCCTCACATCGCACTCTCGGGCGTGCGAAAGAGCTTCGGGCGGAAGACCGTGCTCGATGGCGTCGATCTGTCGGTTTACCGCGGTAAATCCCTCGTGGTTATCGGCGGATCCGGCAGCGGAAAATCCGTCACCCTGAAGTGCATTCTGGGGCTCATCCGGCCAGATGAGGGATCGATCCACGTCAACGGCAAAGAGATCATCGGGAACAGTGGAGCTGACCGAGAGGAGATGCTGCGAAAGTTCGGCATGCTGTTCCAAGGTGCGGCTCTTTTCGATAGTTTAACCGTCTGGGAGAACGTCGCTTTCGGTCTCATTCAAGGCAAACAGGTGCAGCGGGCGAAGGCACGAGAGATCGCGTTCGAAAAACTCGCGCAAGTCGGGCTCGGGGCTGAAGTCGGGGAATTGTCGCCCGCGGAACTTTCAGGAGGCATGCAGAAGCGCGTCGGGCTTGCCCGTGCCATTGCTGCCGATCCCGAGGTCATCTTCTTCGACGAGCCAACGACGGGGCTGGATCCCATCATGGCGGACGTCATCAACGATCTCATTCGAGACTGTGTCAAAAGATTAGGTGCCACGGCCATCTCTATTACGCATGACATGGCTTCAGCCCGCAAAATCGCAGACGATATTGCCATGATCTACAAAGGCCGGATCATCTGGCATGGGATCGCGGCTGATATCGACAGGAGCGGAAACCCATATGTGGAACAGTTTATCCACGGCCGTGCCGAGGGGCCAATCAAAATGGATGTTCTGAGACCATGA
- a CDS encoding replicative DNA helicase — translation METAANFVKFEHQAVKATPDYRSVPFNLEAEQALLGAILVNNEACERISDFLKPEHFFEPVHARIFEAAFRLVRAGKLASPVTLKTFFDRDQALSEIGGPAYLARLAGSATTVINAQEYGRTIFDLAVRRRLIEIGTDIVGNAYDAPVDVAPRTLIEEAEQGLYALAETGRYGKGFRGFSEALTQAIDMAAAAYARDGGLSGVSCGLTDIDAKMGGLQRSDLIILAGRPAMGKTALATNIAYHVARNYRAEQSPDGSLKVQDGGLVAFFSLEMSAEQLATRILSEQAGISSERIRRGKITEDEFRRLSIVSQEMQSLPLYIDDTGGLTIAQLAARARRLKRQRGLGLIVVDYLQLLTGSAKRSSEGRVQEVSEITTGLKALAKELDVPVMALSQLSRQVEQRDDKRPQLADLRESGSIEQDADVVAFVFREEYYLQRKEPKPNTPEHFEWQDEMNRITGRAEVIIGKQRHGPTGTIQLHFDASLTRFQNLIAEDYLPERFE, via the coding sequence ATGGAGACAGCAGCAAACTTCGTGAAATTTGAGCATCAGGCCGTCAAGGCAACGCCTGATTATCGTTCAGTCCCTTTTAATCTGGAGGCGGAACAGGCTTTGCTGGGGGCAATCCTGGTCAACAACGAAGCCTGTGAACGGATTTCCGATTTTCTGAAGCCTGAGCATTTTTTCGAGCCGGTTCATGCGCGCATTTTCGAGGCTGCCTTTCGTCTGGTCCGTGCGGGTAAGCTCGCGTCCCCTGTCACTCTGAAGACGTTTTTCGACCGCGATCAGGCTCTTTCGGAAATTGGCGGCCCGGCCTATTTGGCCCGTCTTGCGGGATCAGCGACCACTGTCATCAATGCACAGGAATATGGGCGAACGATTTTCGATCTGGCCGTGCGTCGTCGGCTCATCGAGATCGGCACCGATATCGTAGGCAATGCCTATGACGCACCCGTCGATGTCGCCCCACGCACGCTTATCGAAGAGGCTGAGCAAGGCCTTTATGCCCTGGCGGAGACGGGACGCTATGGCAAGGGCTTCCGAGGCTTTAGCGAAGCGCTCACCCAAGCGATTGACATGGCTGCAGCCGCCTATGCTCGTGATGGCGGGCTTTCGGGAGTTTCCTGTGGGCTCACGGACATTGACGCCAAGATGGGTGGATTGCAGCGGTCCGACCTCATCATTCTGGCTGGGCGACCCGCTATGGGAAAGACTGCTCTAGCAACGAATATTGCTTATCACGTCGCGCGAAACTATCGCGCCGAGCAGAGCCCGGATGGATCCTTGAAGGTTCAGGATGGGGGACTGGTCGCGTTCTTCTCCCTGGAAATGTCGGCTGAACAGCTCGCAACTCGTATTCTCTCCGAGCAAGCCGGTATTTCGTCGGAGCGGATTAGACGGGGCAAGATTACCGAGGATGAATTCCGCCGCTTAAGTATCGTTAGCCAGGAGATGCAGTCGCTCCCGCTTTATATTGACGATACGGGTGGACTGACGATCGCGCAGCTCGCAGCCCGAGCAAGGCGACTGAAGCGACAGCGTGGGCTCGGGCTCATCGTCGTAGATTACCTGCAATTGCTGACTGGTTCGGCAAAGCGCTCCAGCGAGGGTCGCGTTCAGGAAGTCTCGGAGATAACGACAGGACTGAAGGCGCTCGCGAAGGAGCTGGACGTCCCCGTTATGGCGCTATCACAGCTCTCGAGACAGGTGGAGCAACGTGACGACAAGCGCCCACAGCTTGCAGATCTCCGCGAATCTGGGTCAATCGAGCAAGACGCCGACGTGGTCGCGTTCGTGTTCCGCGAGGAATATTATCTTCAGCGAAAGGAACCTAAGCCCAACACTCCCGAGCATTTTGAGTGGCAGGATGAGATGAACAGAATAACCGGCCGGGCGGAGGTCATTATTGGAAAACAACGTCACGGGCCTACTGGCACAATTCAGCTTCATTTCGACGCGAGCTTGACAAGATTTCAGAATTTGATCGCCGAAGACTATCTCCCTGAACGATTTGAGTGA
- a CDS encoding DUF2232 domain-containing protein: protein MQRSLIIGVGAGLAAAALYFTVISYSLLAVILLYMAPLPLFIVGFGWGSAAALVGAIAGTAVIWLTTDYRSALLFVVTVALAPAILSYLALLSRDTSEASDSEGAPLVAGRQFYPEGRLVLWTAALAGLIATTAVILLGPDAESFRAVLREAVTRMFSTQPGLQEQLKTTGDLNLDGFIEMFVWMLPAVSALLWMLSSLINLFLAVRIVALSGRALRPWAPFSSLAFPRSMAIAPFAAMAASFVPGTVGLLGNIFLAVSLAAFAVLGLAVIHSKTLGFTSRPLLLGALYAALLIFNWIVLLALSGVGLANTLAGRPGPSNGPIIRR, encoded by the coding sequence ATGCAACGCAGTCTCATTATTGGCGTCGGAGCCGGGCTTGCTGCCGCGGCTCTTTACTTCACCGTCATCAGCTACTCGCTGCTGGCGGTGATCCTCTTGTATATGGCGCCCCTGCCCCTGTTCATCGTGGGTTTCGGATGGGGCTCTGCTGCCGCCCTCGTGGGCGCCATCGCCGGAACTGCAGTCATATGGCTTACGACTGACTATCGTTCGGCCCTCCTCTTCGTCGTCACCGTGGCGTTGGCGCCGGCCATCCTGAGCTATCTCGCTCTTCTTTCACGAGATACGTCGGAGGCTTCCGATTCCGAGGGGGCGCCTCTTGTCGCCGGACGGCAATTCTATCCAGAGGGCCGCCTCGTCCTGTGGACCGCCGCTCTGGCAGGACTTATCGCCACCACGGCCGTCATCCTGCTCGGACCCGATGCAGAGAGCTTTAGAGCCGTCCTGCGCGAGGCCGTCACACGGATGTTCTCTACGCAACCCGGTCTGCAAGAACAGCTCAAGACTACCGGCGATCTGAACCTTGATGGGTTCATCGAAATGTTCGTCTGGATGCTGCCGGCTGTCTCAGCGCTGCTTTGGATGCTCTCATCCCTCATCAATCTGTTTCTCGCCGTGAGGATCGTCGCCTTGTCGGGACGTGCGCTACGGCCCTGGGCGCCGTTCAGCAGCTTGGCCTTCCCTCGGAGTATGGCCATCGCTCCCTTTGCAGCAATGGCGGCTTCCTTTGTCCCCGGGACAGTCGGCTTGCTTGGCAATATTTTCCTCGCAGTCTCGCTTGCGGCATTTGCTGTGCTGGGGCTCGCGGTGATCCATTCGAAAACCCTCGGCTTCACGAGCCGCCCCCTGTTGCTCGGCGCGCTTTACGCAGCCTTGCTGATCTTCAATTGGATTGTTTTGCTCGCGCTGTCCGGCGTCGGACTGGCCAATACGCTTGCCGGTCGTCCAGGCCCATCCAACGGTCCCATCATTCGTCGATAA
- a CDS encoding CvpA family protein has protein sequence MPFSMLDVILIGIMLISGLLALMRGFTREVLSILSWAGAALAAFLAYTGFRETARSYIQPDYVADIALVAGTFVIVLIIISIITIKISDWILDSGVGALDRTLGFVFGMARGLLLVVVAYIFFIWLVPVERRPDWVRNAATLPVIEQTSTFVISFLPPDVAETLLGKTYINAKPGEAPGAGTTGEDEPTTPGADGDEEDGYENPERQGIDQLLNDGNSTSSGNN, from the coding sequence ATGCCGTTCTCGATGTTGGACGTCATCCTGATAGGCATTATGCTCATCTCGGGACTGTTGGCGCTAATGCGCGGATTCACGCGCGAGGTCTTGTCGATCCTTTCATGGGCCGGCGCCGCACTCGCAGCCTTCCTGGCATATACCGGCTTTCGAGAAACCGCCCGGTCTTATATCCAACCTGACTACGTCGCCGACATCGCCCTGGTTGCGGGCACCTTCGTCATCGTGCTGATCATCATCTCGATCATCACCATCAAAATTTCAGACTGGATTCTTGATTCGGGTGTGGGGGCGCTCGATCGAACTCTTGGCTTCGTCTTCGGCATGGCACGAGGCTTGTTGCTCGTGGTGGTCGCCTATATCTTTTTCATCTGGCTCGTCCCCGTCGAGCGGCGACCTGATTGGGTCCGCAACGCGGCGACCCTCCCCGTCATCGAACAGACCAGCACCTTTGTTATTTCGTTTTTACCCCCCGACGTCGCTGAAACTCTGCTCGGGAAGACCTATATTAATGCAAAGCCCGGCGAGGCCCCAGGGGCTGGAACGACGGGAGAGGATGAGCCGACCACTCCGGGAGCGGATGGAGACGAAGAGGACGGCTACGAAAATCCAGAACGGCAGGGCATTGATCAGTTGCTAAATGACGGAAACTCTACAAGCAGCGGCAACAATTAG
- a CDS encoding SAM-dependent methyltransferase, which translates to MLSVLKRIFSHIVRHGTLTVIDASGNTHRFGDATGVPIVARISDPSVYRKLAFNPELHLGEVYMDGSLSFEQGTIYDFLEVLLSNMERMPYPRWLKVWGNLRYRLRKWHQHNPIWRARKNIAHHYDLDGAMYDLFLDRDRQYSCAYFEHADSTLEDAQLAKKRHLAAKLDLQPGQRVLDIGSGWGGLGIYLAEVANVNVTGVTLSEEQHKISNERAACRGLGERVQFLLRDYRTLNGKFDRIVSVGMFEHVGAGHYSEFFTTVRNLLTDDGVAVLHSINRSDGPGATNPWIAKHIFPGGAIPALSEVTPVIEKSLLYITDIEILRLHYADTLREWRHRFITNWDRAKAIYDERFCRMWEFYLAASETAFRFQGMNNFQIQFTKSQHALPITRDYIVQEEDRLRRLESRSPQLVSVPAE; encoded by the coding sequence GTGCTGTCGGTACTGAAGCGAATTTTTAGTCACATTGTCCGTCACGGGACACTGACTGTGATCGACGCCTCGGGGAACACGCATCGGTTCGGAGACGCAACAGGAGTTCCGATCGTCGCCCGGATTTCCGACCCCTCCGTATACCGGAAGCTCGCCTTCAATCCCGAACTCCATCTCGGCGAAGTGTACATGGATGGTTCCCTGAGCTTTGAACAGGGGACCATCTATGACTTTCTAGAAGTCTTGCTGTCCAACATGGAGCGCATGCCCTATCCAAGGTGGCTGAAGGTTTGGGGGAATCTTCGCTATCGATTGCGAAAGTGGCACCAACACAATCCCATTTGGCGTGCTCGGAAGAACATCGCTCACCATTACGACCTCGATGGTGCAATGTACGACCTGTTCCTCGATCGCGACCGCCAATACTCCTGTGCGTATTTTGAACACGCAGACAGCACATTAGAGGATGCTCAACTCGCCAAGAAAAGACATCTGGCCGCTAAGTTGGACCTCCAACCGGGGCAACGCGTGCTGGATATTGGCTCGGGTTGGGGTGGCCTCGGAATCTACCTGGCCGAAGTGGCCAATGTAAATGTGACAGGGGTCACGCTCTCCGAAGAACAGCACAAGATCTCAAATGAGCGAGCCGCGTGTCGCGGCTTGGGCGAACGTGTCCAGTTTCTGCTGCGAGACTACCGCACCCTCAATGGCAAGTTCGATCGAATCGTTTCGGTTGGAATGTTCGAGCATGTAGGCGCTGGCCATTACAGTGAATTTTTCACTACCGTGAGAAATCTCCTGACCGATGATGGTGTCGCCGTGCTTCATTCCATAAACAGGTCGGACGGGCCAGGCGCCACAAACCCTTGGATCGCCAAGCACATCTTTCCCGGAGGCGCGATCCCCGCCCTCTCGGAAGTCACTCCCGTAATTGAGAAGTCGCTCCTCTACATCACCGATATCGAGATCCTGAGGCTTCACTATGCCGATACGCTGCGGGAATGGCGGCATCGGTTCATTACGAACTGGGATCGGGCCAAAGCTATTTATGACGAGCGTTTTTGTAGAATGTGGGAGTTTTACCTTGCCGCATCCGAGACTGCCTTTCGCTTTCAGGGCATGAACAATTTCCAAATCCAGTTCACGAAAAGTCAGCACGCGCTGCCCATAACGCGGGACTATATCGTTCAGGAGGAAGACCGGCTCCGCCGGCTCGAAAGCCGTTCGCCGCAACTGGTTTCAGTGCCGGCAGAGTGA
- a CDS encoding MlaE family ABC transporter permease yields the protein MGRLSIFLWNSLFHVFTPPYFLRQDLEQMLRIGYNSLFVVGLTAFFTGAALALQIYVGGSRFNAESIVAQIVALGIVRELGPVLAGLIVAGRVSAAIAAELGTMRVTEQIDALTTLSTNPFKYLVAPRIIAGVITLPILVAIADTIGILGGYVVGTRSLGFNSASYVKSTIDFLEFGDVASGLAKAAVFGFVIALMGCYHGYYSKGGAQGVGRATTNAVVSASILILAVNYIMTSLIFS from the coding sequence GTGGGCCGTCTTTCAATCTTCCTGTGGAACTCGTTATTTCACGTTTTCACGCCGCCATACTTCCTTCGCCAGGATCTGGAGCAGATGCTCCGTATCGGCTACAATTCACTTTTCGTGGTCGGGCTCACGGCATTCTTCACCGGCGCCGCCCTTGCCCTGCAGATCTATGTCGGCGGCAGTCGCTTCAACGCTGAGAGCATTGTGGCCCAGATCGTGGCCCTGGGCATTGTTCGAGAGCTTGGACCCGTCCTGGCGGGACTCATTGTTGCGGGCCGCGTCAGCGCGGCCATCGCTGCCGAGCTCGGGACCATGCGCGTTACCGAGCAAATCGACGCCCTGACGACACTCTCTACCAATCCCTTCAAATACCTCGTGGCGCCACGGATCATTGCCGGCGTCATCACACTGCCGATCCTGGTGGCCATCGCGGACACGATAGGAATCCTAGGCGGCTACGTGGTGGGCACTCGCAGCCTTGGCTTCAATTCGGCGTCCTATGTGAAGAGCACGATCGACTTTCTCGAATTTGGCGACGTGGCATCCGGGCTCGCTAAAGCTGCAGTTTTTGGGTTCGTCATCGCACTCATGGGATGCTACCACGGTTACTACAGCAAAGGTGGTGCTCAGGGCGTGGGTCGGGCCACAACAAACGCCGTGGTGTCGGCCTCCATCCTTATCCTTGCGGTTAACTACATCATGACATCGCTGATCTTCTCGTGA
- the rplI gene encoding 50S ribosomal protein L9, which produces MHVILLERVEKLGAMGDVVRVKDGYARNFLLPSGKALRASESNKVRFESQREALLKRNDERKASAEAQAEKVNGQSFVIIRQAGESGQLYGSVSTRDIAQVVSEETGTEVVRNQVVLEQPIKSIGLTQVRIALHPEVPVTITLNIARSTDEAESQARGEDLSIPMDEREAALEAAQFDGELDDEVLEILNRGDVGEE; this is translated from the coding sequence ATGCATGTCATTCTTCTAGAACGCGTCGAAAAGCTCGGTGCCATGGGCGATGTCGTCAGAGTCAAAGATGGTTATGCACGCAACTTCCTTCTTCCCAGCGGAAAAGCCCTGCGTGCCAGCGAGTCCAACAAGGTTCGGTTCGAAAGTCAGCGGGAAGCCCTTCTGAAGCGCAATGACGAGCGGAAAGCCAGTGCCGAGGCACAGGCTGAAAAGGTCAACGGCCAAAGCTTTGTGATTATCCGCCAGGCTGGTGAATCGGGCCAGCTCTATGGATCGGTCAGCACTCGTGACATTGCGCAGGTGGTGAGCGAAGAAACGGGTACCGAGGTCGTCCGCAACCAAGTTGTCCTTGAGCAGCCCATCAAAAGCATCGGCCTCACACAAGTTAGGATCGCGTTGCATCCTGAAGTTCCGGTCACGATCACGCTCAATATTGCCCGTTCGACAGATGAGGCGGAATCCCAAGCAAGGGGAGAAGATTTGTCTATTCCCATGGACGAGCGTGAGGCGGCTCTCGAGGCGGCGCAGTTCGACGGTGAGCTCGATGACGAGGTTCTGGAGATCCTCAACAGAGGTGACGTCGGAGAAGAATGA
- the alr gene encoding alanine racemase, whose amino-acid sequence MSDIDTISQVPSCASVDLTPELAGATMMVDLRALQSNYRYLAALAKPVECAAAVKAEAYGIGLVEAGTALWSAGCKTFFVALPVEGARLRQVLPDATIYVLNGLLPGTSSFLAAYSLRPVLSSIDEISEWAKFCHSEDRRLPAGIHVDTGINRLGLNEKQVECLAASRKELCAFRITLIISHLACGDTPNAAMNRAQIETFDRLRALLPQAQCSLANSAGTLNVSDFHYDLVRPGIALYGGNPLAERANPMKPVISLYGTILGVREVPAGETIGYSATWKAERNSNIAVISVGYADGFFRSLGGTSRAERAHVFVGGQFAPVIGRISMDMITVDVTDVPPEFARRGGRAELIGSHITIDDLARWAGTIPYEILTALGSRFARIYSPHDSS is encoded by the coding sequence ATGAGCGACATTGATACGATTTCCCAAGTGCCAAGCTGCGCCAGTGTTGACCTGACGCCGGAACTCGCCGGGGCAACCATGATGGTTGATCTCCGCGCCCTACAGTCCAACTACCGATATCTTGCAGCGCTGGCCAAACCTGTGGAATGCGCCGCCGCCGTCAAGGCAGAGGCCTATGGGATCGGGTTAGTCGAGGCCGGAACCGCCCTGTGGTCTGCAGGGTGCAAGACATTCTTCGTTGCCCTGCCAGTGGAGGGAGCGCGGCTGCGGCAGGTACTTCCGGACGCTACCATCTATGTACTCAATGGTCTGCTGCCTGGAACATCCAGCTTTTTGGCTGCCTATTCGTTGCGTCCCGTGCTTTCGTCGATCGACGAAATTTCGGAATGGGCCAAGTTTTGCCATTCGGAGGATCGCCGGCTTCCCGCGGGTATTCACGTGGACACCGGTATTAATCGACTGGGTCTCAATGAGAAGCAGGTTGAGTGCCTAGCCGCCAGCCGTAAGGAGCTTTGCGCGTTTCGCATCACGCTGATCATCAGCCATCTTGCCTGTGGCGACACGCCGAACGCCGCCATGAATCGGGCGCAAATCGAGACTTTTGATCGCCTTCGAGCCCTTTTGCCGCAAGCGCAGTGCAGCCTGGCAAACTCGGCCGGAACCTTGAATGTTTCAGATTTTCATTACGATCTGGTGAGACCCGGCATCGCCCTTTACGGGGGAAATCCGCTCGCTGAACGTGCAAACCCCATGAAGCCAGTCATCAGCCTCTATGGAACTATATTAGGCGTCCGCGAAGTGCCGGCGGGTGAGACAATCGGCTACAGCGCGACGTGGAAGGCGGAACGGAACTCAAACATCGCAGTTATCAGCGTCGGGTATGCTGATGGTTTTTTTCGTTCGCTCGGCGGAACGAGTCGTGCCGAGCGGGCACATGTGTTCGTCGGCGGTCAGTTCGCTCCTGTGATCGGCCGGATTTCCATGGACATGATCACCGTGGATGTCACAGATGTGCCGCCAGAATTTGCTCGTCGCGGGGGAAGGGCCGAACTGATAGGGTCCCACATAACGATTGATGATCTGGCTCGGTGGGCCGGAACTATTCCTTATGAGATTCTCACCGCTTTAGGTTCACGGTTTGCTCGCATATATTCACCGCACGATTCGAGCTAA
- a CDS encoding zinc-binding alcohol dehydrogenase family protein, which produces MKAVGVFQSAPITDLNCLVDVELPIPALRARDLLVRVEAISVNPVDTKVRRFRVQERLEQPRILGFDGAGTVERVGAETTLFKVGDRVFFAGDITRNGSNAQYVPVDERIVGPCPTRLSFAEAAALPLTALTAAEALHDRMGLSRQPEDNSGRSLLIIGGAGGVGSIAIQLAKQAGLTVIATASRPETRQWCQDLGADFIANHKDLAVSVRALGFDCVDSILCASSTDDYFPITAELATPQGVVCFIVANEKPINAALYQSKSVTLAWEYMFTRAQFSTPDIAEQNRILTDLAKAIDQGEVRTTLTTTLGPINAANLRKAHELVEGGRMIGKVVVEGFEG; this is translated from the coding sequence ATGAAGGCTGTCGGCGTATTCCAATCTGCGCCGATCACAGATCTAAATTGTCTAGTCGATGTTGAACTTCCGATACCGGCGTTACGAGCTCGGGACCTGCTCGTCAGGGTGGAAGCCATTTCCGTCAATCCCGTCGATACGAAGGTCCGGCGTTTTCGAGTTCAAGAGCGCCTGGAGCAGCCTCGCATCCTGGGCTTCGACGGTGCGGGGACCGTAGAGCGAGTCGGAGCCGAGACCACTCTATTCAAGGTGGGAGACAGGGTCTTTTTTGCCGGTGACATAACACGAAACGGCAGTAACGCGCAGTATGTGCCCGTTGATGAGCGTATCGTTGGGCCGTGCCCGACCCGTCTCAGTTTCGCTGAGGCCGCAGCTTTGCCGCTGACCGCTCTGACGGCTGCAGAGGCGTTGCACGATCGCATGGGTCTTTCCCGGCAGCCCGAGGATAATTCGGGACGCAGCCTGCTCATCATTGGCGGCGCAGGTGGCGTCGGATCGATCGCCATACAACTTGCCAAGCAGGCGGGATTGACCGTCATCGCCACGGCATCCAGGCCTGAGACCCGCCAATGGTGCCAGGATCTCGGAGCCGATTTTATAGCAAATCACAAGGATCTTGCCGTCTCAGTCAGAGCCCTTGGCTTCGATTGTGTGGACAGCATTCTGTGTGCCTCATCGACGGATGATTATTTTCCGATCACCGCAGAGCTTGCGACACCTCAAGGCGTCGTTTGCTTCATTGTGGCGAACGAAAAACCTATCAATGCGGCGCTCTATCAATCCAAGAGCGTGACCCTCGCTTGGGAGTACATGTTCACTCGCGCGCAGTTCAGCACTCCCGACATCGCTGAGCAGAACCGCATTTTAACGGATCTGGCCAAAGCCATAGATCAAGGGGAGGTCAGGACCACCCTGACAACCACTCTCGGCCCGATCAACGCCGCCAATCTGCGGAAAGCTCATGAACTTGTCGAAGGTGGCCGCATGATCGGAAAGGTCGTCGTGGAAGGCTTTGAGGGTTGA